From the genome of Setaria viridis chromosome 1, Setaria_viridis_v4.0, whole genome shotgun sequence:
gtttGGATTTTCCTTCCTATAAATACGGACTACGGACTACTCTCCTCATGGAAAAGATACACTACTCTCCTCGTGGAAAAGATACACTATAGACTACTACACGGGAAGATATGGGAGGTTAGGGTATGGTCTATACGAGTTAGGTTTTGCTTCTTCTGCACTGCTACGCTGCCACTGTGATCTTCTTCATTCCATTGCGTCAGCACGCAGCGGTGAGCCGTAGAGCAGGTTTCTAGGAGTCAGGCACTGCAGCGTACCGTTGGCTGCTACGATCCGTTCGCAACATATCACGGTTTCACAGTACGTGCGTTGTGATTTGATCTGATTTTTAATGTGCGTCGTGATCTGATCTGATTTCTAATCATGTTTTTTGAGATCATGATTATGCCGTTCTTGTTGCCATTAGAGTTTTGCACGCTAGAATTAtctcatgatttatttatttcgaAAATTAATACAATAATTGCCTAATTATCCTCACGGACCACCGGCATCGCGCTCTACCTCAGCGTCTTTGGCTTCGGAAGCTTCCTCGGCGCCTTCCTGATCTCGGTCCTCGAGATGACGACCGCGATGTTGGGCGAGGGCCATGGGTGGTTCTCCGATGATCCGCAGCAAGAACGCCTGGACAAGTACTACTTGTTCCTGGCTCTTGTGAGCACCATCGGCTTTGTTTTCTTCACGTATCTCTGCAAGTACTACAATGACCCCGAGGCCGAAGGTGCCTGACGGGAGACTAGCTCCGCTATCACAGGCTGCCGGCGTGTGTACAAGTACAAACAGCTAAATGTACCAATCATTGTCATCGCACTGTCACAGCCGTTTGTCTATTTATAAAACTGATCTGGCTCTGCTGAATCCAGGTCAGCAGTTTAAAACTGCTGAAGGGTCACCTGAGCACCCAAGAAACTGATTTGATTCTGCTGACTGAAGGACTGGTTCTTGGGCACCATCGGCTTTGTGTTCTTCACATGTCTGTGCAAGATGCATCGACCAGCTTTGCTCTAACTGGTTCGCAGCTTGCATGCAAACTATAATCAACTTTCATCAGAATCCTTCCCTCTAATCTTCGTTTTTCCCTGCTTCTGTTTGTGCAATTTGGACTGATGCATGCTTGGCCactttgcaagttgcaaccacTGAATCCAGTTTCGCCTGGGTATCCAAGAAACTTACACGGGAAAACAGAGCAAGTAGTAGAATCCAAAACAATGAACCAATCATCAATAGCAGAGACCCAAACATCCATCTACAGTTCTACACGAACGAAGGTGTCGAGAGACAAGAAACACTAGCATCATCCAACTATCCAACAGCAAAACTGTATACACATGGACGTAACAACGAACGAAATAAACAGAGACCGCCTATCCAAACAGCCTCCTATCCGAAGCAGAGCCTAGCCATATGCTAGTACCCGGCGATCCCGGAGCCCTCATGGGCGCCCtgcttcttgccgccgccgccgcccttcttctGGCACTTGTCCTTGATCCACTGGAACCCGCTGGCCGTGCCCTCCTTCACCTTCCTCAACcccgtcgccgcggccgccttggTCTTCTCCACCCCG
Proteins encoded in this window:
- the LOC117837553 gene encoding uncharacterized protein; translation: MQRSNSFGTSWADQWDYGGDPSPRARGRQDGGGGGKKPGGVEKTKAAAATGLRKVKEGTASGFQWIKDKCQKKGGGGGKKQGAHEGSGIAGY